A section of the Rhizophagus irregularis chromosome 16, complete sequence genome encodes:
- a CDS encoding uncharacterized protein (SECRETED:cutsite_VFA-QN; SECRETED:prob_0.9603); SECRETED:SignalP(1-23): MIMTKSIIALLSILMFYALQVFAQNCILKGGPYSNKKKAVVKVNNTGFYPDCLIVRDGQSVVWLWDEVGDHTVTSNAGPFGNCNDNSSPILKIDENGLYEGDVINAGPFKYDSSDSSNNVFYYKCIYHCFGGMFGMIKIIKKKR, translated from the exons ATGATAATGACAAAATCTATCATAGCTTTATTAAgcattttaatgttttatgcCTTGCAAGTATTTGCacaaaattgtattttaaaggGAGGGCCTTAttccaacaaaaaaaaagcagtaGTAAAAGTTAATAACACTGGATTTTATCCCGATTGTCTTATTGTTCGTGATGGACAAAGTGTTGTTTGGT TGTGGGATGAAGTTGGAGACCATACAGTTACAAGTAATGCAGGACCCTTTGGAAATTGTAATGATAACTCAAGTC CTATATTAAAGATAGATGAAAATGGACTTTATGAAGGTGACGTAATCAACGCAGGACCGTTCAAATACGATTCAAGCGACTCCTCAAACaacgtattttattataaatgcatttACCA TTGTTTTGGTGGCATGTTTGgtatgattaaaattattaagaagaaaaggtaa